A window of the Gossypium hirsutum isolate 1008001.06 chromosome A03, Gossypium_hirsutum_v2.1, whole genome shotgun sequence genome harbors these coding sequences:
- the LOC107886457 gene encoding protein kish translates to MSALFNFHSFLTVVLLGICTCTYLKMQFPAILEQRTGFRGFFWKAARIGERLSPWVAVGCFTMGVSIIFF, encoded by the exons ATG TCGGCACTCTTCAATTTCCATTCATTCTTAACGGTAGTGCTATTGGGAATCTGCACCTGCACTTACTTGAAGATGCAATTTCCAGCTATCCTTGAACAGAGAACTGG GTTCCGTGGTTTCTTTTGGAAGGCAGCCAGAATAG GTGAACGGTTAAGTCCCTGGGTGGCCGTAGGATGCTTCACAATGGGTGTCTCAATAATATTTTTCTGA